The Pan troglodytes isolate AG18354 chromosome 15, NHGRI_mPanTro3-v2.0_pri, whole genome shotgun sequence genomic sequence ACCCACGGTAAACCAATTTTGCCGGCGTTATGTATCTGTCACTTACAATTAAATCCGTGAAAAATATTGGCTCTGAAATGAGTCTCGGGTAATTTGATTTACACTGTAGTGGAGAAATCAGAGATTTCGGCGCAGAGTGGACTGTGGTGTCCTCCAGCAGGAAATGGGGCCTGTCTCTGGCTCTGCGTTGGAGCCCTGGTTCAGGGTGGCCCTCGTGTGTGCAGCCTCTGCCGGGTCAGAGCCGCCGCCTCCTGGCATCGACGCACCAGACCCACCTGTGTGGGGTGTCCCTGCTGTGCATGGGTTTCAGAGTGTTTGCAGTGATTGCTCTGGGCTCCGGCATCCTGGGTCCTGCCCCTCCCCGGCGTCTGCCCCCTCTCAGGGTACTGGGGCTGGTGTCAGGGTCTTCCCGAGTCCGGTGCCTGTATGTGGCCCAGTTTGGGATCTGTGTGTGTGCTTTGGAGACGCCATTGCTTCTGCCCAGCACCAGGGCTGCCTGGTTCCCTGCTGGCTCGGGAGGTCAGGCTGGAAGCCCAACCCACCCTCAGCCTGCcccccagcctcagtctccccaagccTGCAGTGGGGCTGGTGAGGCCGAGGCGTCAGAATTTGTATCTTCCCCTGGATGGGATCCTTCTTATCTTGCCCGTCCCCGTTTGCATTCGAATGGGCTTCCCCCTGCTTTCTGCTGACTCTAGTCCGGCAGGCCACAGGGTGCCAGGGTTCGGTTCCCTCAGCTGGCCAGGGTCGGAGGCAGCCATGCCCCTGGATGGCTCCCCTGACAGCGCCAGCCCTCTGCGGCTCTCACACCTCTGTGGGGCAGTTCATTCCCTTATCTTGCAAGTGCTCCCCCTCAGCCTGGGGAGCAGCCTGCGAGGGCTGGGCCAGGGGGCCATGCTCCTCCCTCCTGCTCTCTCCTGGACTGAGCTGCTCTGCAGGACCTGAGCGTCCGTCCTCTTCTCACAGAGGCGCCCGGAGCCCGCCGCCCCCTCATTCTCTGTGCCGCACATTCGGTGCTGACAGGCTGTGCACCGGCCTTGCCTCTCCCTGGCCCTCACCTTCTCCCTGCTCTGCTGACCTCATATGGGATCTGCTCTCGCCTGGAGCAGGGGCGAGGTGTCCACATTCCTGCGGTGGGGGTGCCAGTGTGAGGCCTGGCCCGCTGTCCCCACCTGAGCTGGGCCCCTCCTGCCCTGTAATTAGTGGCCGGCTGGGCGGAGGCAGCTTCTCAGGTGCCGCCCACCTCTGCCCCAGGTGAAGGTTATGCTGCGGATCTGGCCCGCACAGGGGGCCCAGCGCTCGGCCGAGGCCATGTCCTTCCTGAAGGTGGACCCTCGGAAGAAGCAGGTGATCCTCTACGATCCCGCCGCCGGTCCCCCAGGCAGCGCAGGCCCCCGGCGAGCCGCCACTGCTGCAGTTCCCAAGATGTTTGCCTTCGATGCCGTCTTCCCCCAGGACTCCGAGCAGGTACGGGCAGGCGGACTGGGCGTCCTCCCGGAGACCCGGAGTCGGGCTGCTGGCTCAGCACATGGGTCCGATCTGCGCCCGCTTCTCCGTGCAGGGCGCAGAGGAAGCGTGAGCGAGGGGCCCGCTGCGTGCGGCGCCTGCCTGCTTACCTCCCTCATCGTCCTGGCCGGCGTCCTTGGGTGTCTCCACCCGCCCCTGCCGAGGCTCTGGGCCAAGTCCACAGGGAAAGGCCTGGTTTTCCGGAGCCCGCCCTCCCAGGAAGCTTTCCGAGCGGCTGTTGGGCTCTGGGCTCTGGGGGCGCCCGGTGCTCCCTGCCCATGCTGAGCCGTGCACCGTGTGGCTGCGTGTGCGTCTCTCTGCGCGTGGTGGTCTGCCCCTGCCCCCGGCGGCTGGACTTCTGGGCTTTGCGGGTGTGTGTCTGCACGTGTCTGGCCAGTCCATCCTACGTGTGTCCTGGGTCCTGTTCATGTGTGTTCTGTGCTTTCCGTGTGCACATGGGATCTGTCCTTGGTCCCGGGTGTGCAGCCCAATCTCCTTGTGGGTCGACTGCCTGCATGTGCCAGGACAGACTGGCCTCAGGCCCACAGACGTGGCAGAAGGAAGGGGCCACAGCCCTGCCTGATTCTCTTGCCCCCCTAGGCCGAAGTCTGCTCGGGGACCGTGGCCGACGTGCTCCAGTCGGTGGTCAGTGGGGCTGATGGCTGCATTTTTTCCTTTGGCCACATGAGCCTGGGTAAGCACCCTTGCCCCACCCTAGATGGGTCCTGCTGGCCACCCCCTCCCATCCACATCACGGTGGTTGCTGGCAGCTTCTGATGGGAAAGGAGGCTGGTCCTACACATGGGCCGTGGTGGGCATATGGGGTGAGGGGCTTGTGGAGAGGAAGCTGAACCCCTGCTGAACTGAAAGGCAGAGGGCTTAGGATGGATCCAAAGAGGCCCCTGAGATCTCGGTGCCCCTGGTTGGCCCCCGGGGACCCCAGTAGCCATAAAGGCTCCTTGCGTGGTGTGTGGTGGGGCCTGACGCCTGCGTGGCCCCCAGGCAAGTCGTACACCATGATCGGGAAGGACAGCTCACCTCAGAGCCTGGGCATCGTGCCCTGCGCCATCTCCTGGCTCTTCAGGCTCATCGAGGAGCGCAGGGAGAGGACGGGCACCCGCTTCTCCGTCCGGGTCTCAGCCGTGGAGGTGTGCGGGCGCGACCAGAGCCTGCGGGACCTGCTGGCCGAGGTGGCCCCTGGCAGCCTCCAGGACACCCAGTCTCCGGGAGTGTACCTGCGGGAGGACCCCGTGTGTGGGGCGCAGGTGCGCCTGCCTACTGTCCCACCTTGGGGGAGGGGGGCTGCACTTGGCCCTGAGCCACTGAAGACGCCGCAGCCTCTGCCTTTCCTGCAGCTCCAGAACCAGAGCGAGCTGCGGGCACCCACGGCCGAGAAGGCGGCTTTCTACCTGGATGCGGCCCTGGCGGCCCGCAGCACCAGCCGAGCGGGCTGCGGCGAGGACGCCCGACGCAGCTCCCACATGTTATTCACACTGCACGTCTACCAGTACCGCATGGAGAAGTGCGGCCGGGGAGGAAGTAGGTGCCACACCCGCACTCCCGGGCCCCTGTGGGATGCGTGTCAGCAGAGACCCAGGCACAGGGGCCTGTCATCCAGTGGCTCCTGGGGATGTCCCTGGGGTTGTCACCAGCTTGGGCCTGGGGTGGGGATGTGGAGCAGGATCTGGGGGCCCCTGGCTACACCGTCATTTGCTTGCCTTGTGGTTCCAGTGTCCGGAGGCCGCAGCCGCCTGCACCTCATCGACCTGGGCAGCTGTGAGGCGGCGGCTGGCAGGGCCGGGGAGGCTGCTGGGGGTCCCCTGTGTCTGTCCCTGTCGGCCCTGGGCAGCGTCATCTTGGCCCTGGTCAACGGAGCCAAGCATGTGCCGTACCGGTGAGTGTAGGGCCTGGGCAGGTGCCGACCAGGGTGGCCCCTTGGTGACCTGGTAAATCCGTGTCTGGTGTGCCCGGCGCTGCTGTGGCCCCCAGCTCCTCAGGGCTTTGCTCCTCCACCACCTGACAGGCCTCGCTGCCCGTGGGCTGCCTGGGGCCCCACGCTGGGCTGGTGCCGGAGCTGGGTGGGAACCAGACTGATCCCAGGGCTGCCCTTGGCCAGCCTGTCCCCGAAGCTCCCTTCCCAAGGCCTTGGCGTCTGAACCGCCTCGACCCCCAGGGACCACAGGCTCACCATGCTGCTGCGTGAATCCCTGGCCACCGCTGGCTGCCGCACCACCATGATCGCCCACGTGTCGGATGCGCCAGCCCAGCACGCAGAGACGCTCAGCACCGTGCAGCTCGCCGCCCGCATCCACCGCCTGTGCAGGAAGAAGGCCAAGGTGCTCCCCACCTCCTGCCCGCCCCATCTCGGGGCGCTCTTCGGCTCCTGTGTCCACTGCAGGCCTCTGCTGGCCTGGTTGGGGTGGGGGTCAGCAGGTGGCCTGGAGCCTGGGTAGATGTCCTATGTGTTCTGATGTCATGAGGCTATGCCCATGTGGCCCtccctggggggtggggagcCCAGCCTGAGGTCCCTGGCTGCAGTGGGCAGAATCGGGGCTTGCTGTATGCGGCTTGTGGTGGCCTCACTCCAGCCTGCTGCCCCCACACAGGCCCTGGGGTGCTCAGGAGAGCCGCACCACCTCTGCAGGGGCTTCCTAGGGacccctctctggggctggagGGTGGAGTTTGGGGCACTCTGGGGTTACACGGCCCTTGGTGTGAGTCCTGGCCACTGGCCTGGGCACACATGCTTGTCTTTTGAGCTTCCCGTTCCCTCCCAGCGCGGGGTGACACCGTTTTCCTTGTAAAGTTGCTAAGAATGGTCACTTAGGCTCTTCCCCTGAGACTCAGTTCCGCTCCCAGCGTTTGGCGGGACATGGTTGGTGGTGCCTGCTGTGGTTTTCATCACAGTGACCGCAGCATTGGCCCTGTGCTCTGGGGAGGGTCGGGGAAGCGGGGGCGTGTAGGGGAGACTGGGCTCGGCAGCTCCACTTTTCTTCCCCCAGTACGCCTCCAGCTCCTCTGGCGGGGAGAGCTCCTGTGAGGAAGGCCGGGCCCGTCGGCCCCCGCACCTGCGGCCCTTCCACCCACGCACTGTGGCCCTGGACCCCGACCGCACGCCTCCCTGCCTGCCCGGTGACCCCGATTACTCCTCCAGCAGCGAGCAGTCCTGTGACACGGTCATCTACGTGGGGCCCGGTGGGGCGGCGCTGTCAGACCGGGAGCTCACCGACAACGAAGGTCCGCCTGACTTTGTGCCCATCATCCCTGCCCTGAGCCGCCACCGGCCCTCCAAGGGCCCCCGAGACGCAGACCACTTCCGCTGCAGCACCTTCGCGGAGCTGCAGGAGCGGCTGGAATGCATGGACGGCAACGAGGGTCCCTCAGGAGGTCCAGGTGGCACCGACGGAGCTCAGGGCAGCCCCGCCCGAGGGGGCCGGAAGCCCTCGCCACCAGAGACTGCATCCCCCAGGAAGGCCGTGGGCACCCCGATGGCTGCCAGCACCCCTCGAGGCAGTTCTGGTCCAGACACCCACCAGGGTACCCCTGAGCCCTGCAAGGCCACTGTCTGGGGTGACCAGAGAGAGGACAGCAGCGCTTGGCCTGAGCTGCTGGTCCCGGAAAAGGCTGCAGTgggtggaggcaggaggccaCTGCCCAGCCCGGCTCCCCCACCTCCTCAGTTGCTGGAAGCCTGCAGAGCCCCAGAAGAGCCTGGGGGAGGGGGCACTGATGGAGTGGCACGGACCCCTCCCGTGGGCATGAGTGGGCAGGTGGCTGGGTCCCCGATGCTTCCTGGGGCCACCTGCCCCCGCCTGGCTGCTGGCAGTCGCTGTCCGGAGCGGGGCCTGCTCACCACCACAGTGACCCTGCAGCGGCCATTGGAGCTCAACGGCGAGGACGAGCTGGTGTTCACGGTGGTGGAGGAGCTGTCCCTGGGGGGGCTTGCCGGAGCTGGGCGGCCCACCAGCCTGGCTAGCTTCGACAGTGACTGCTCCCTGCGGGCCCTGGCCTCGGGGTCCCGGCCGGTCAGCATCATCAGCAGCATCAATGATGAGTTTGACGCCTACACCTCTCAGGCCCCTGAGGGGGGGCCCCTGGAGGGGGCGGCCTGGGCCGGCAGCAGTCACGGCTCCTCCATCAGCTCCTGGCTCAGCGAGGTCAGCGTCTGCACTGCCGACAGCCGTGGCCCCACGCCGCAGCCCCGCTTCAGCCCCGACTCGCTGGCAGGGCTTGACCCTGGGGGCCCACCTGCCCTGGATGGTTCCCTGGGGGATGGAAGCTCTGGGTTCCTGGGGCCAGACAGACCTGACAGTCCTGGGCCAACCTGGGGTCCGTGCCCTGGGGAAGTGGCTGCAGTGGCCCCATCCCGACCCGGCAGGGAGCCCCAGGCCGGGCCCTCGCGGTGGGCATCCGCAGCCCAGACCATCCACTCCAGCCTCCCCCGGAAACCGAGGACTGCCTCTGCCACCACCCGCGTGGGCTGTGCTCGCCCGGGCCAGAGCCCACCTGGCCGTGGAGGCCTGTTTGAGGACCCATGGCTGCTCCGGGTAGGGGAGTGTGATGCCCAGGCAGCTTCTGCTGGCAGGGCCCCCAGCCCCACACTTGGCTCCCCCCGGCTGCCTGAGGCCCAGGTGATGCTAGCCTGTGCCCAGAGAGTGGTGGACGGGTGTGAGGTGGCAGCCAGGGCGGCCCGCAGGCCAGAGGCTGTGGCTCGGATCCCACCGCTGCGGAGGGGTGCCACCACGCTGGGTGTGACAACGCCAGCTGTGTCCTGGGGGGATGCTCCCACGGAGGTGGTGGCCTGCTCGGGGAGCCTGAAGGCCtcccccaccagcaagaagggtCTGGCTCCCAAGGCGGGCTTCCTCCCGAGGCCCAGTGGGGCGGCCCCCCCGGCCCCACCCACGCGGAAGTCCAGCCTGGAGCAGAGGAGCAGCCCGGCCTCGGCCCCTCCGCATGCTGTGAACCCGGCGCGGGTCGGGGCTGCTGCTGTCCTTCGAGGGGAGGAGGAGCCCAGACCCAGCAGCCGGGCTGACCACTCTGTCCCCAGGGCCACGTCCAGCCTGAAGGCCCGGGCCAGCAAGGTAGAAGCGGCACACCGTCTTGCCGGACACGCGTCTCTGGAGCGGTACGAAGGCCTGGCGCACAGCAGCAGCAAGGGCCGGGAAGCCCCTGGGCGGCCTCCCCGGGCTGTACCCAAGCTGGGTGTGCCACCCTCCAGCCCCACACACTGTCCAGCTCCCGCCTGTAGGAGCGGCGCAGCCAAGGCTGTGGGGGCCCCCAAGCCCCCTGCTGGTGGAGGCAAGGGCCGTAGCCTAGTGGCTGGTGGGTCGCGGGCTCTGGGGCCTTCGGTGAAGCTGTCTACGGCCTCTGTGACGGGCAGGAGCCCTGGCGGCCCTGTGGCCGGTCCCAGAGCAGCCCCACGGGCCGGGCCCAGTGTCGGGGCAAAGGCTGGCCGGGGTACCATCATGGGCACAAAGCAGGCGCTCCGGGCTGCTCACAGCCGCGTCCATGAGCTGTCAGTCAGTGGAGCCCCGGGCCGAGGTGGCTCCTCGTGGGGCTCGGCGGACTCAGACAGCGGCCATGACAGCGGCGTGAACGTGGGGGAGGAGCGGCCACCCACGGGCCCGGCCCTGCCCTCCCCCTACAGCAAGGTGACCGCCCCACGGCGGCCCCAGCGCTACAGCAGCGGCCATGGCAGCGACAACAGCAGCGTGCTGAGTGGAGAGCTGCCGCCCGCCATGGGCCGCACCGCCCTTTTCCACCACAGCGGTGGCAGCAGCGGCTACGAGAGCCTGCGGCGCGACAGCGAGGCCACCGGCAGCGCCTCCTCCGCCCCTGACTCCATGAGCGAGAGTGGGGCTGCCTCCCCAGGCGCCCGCACCCGCAGCCTCAAGTCCCCCAAGAAGAGGGCCACAGGTGGGTGCAGAGGTGCACAGCCCTCTACAGTTTACAGGGCCAGGAGGTGCTGGACAGATGGGCACAGCCTTCAAGGTCCCAGACCCACCCAGCCGTGGATGGTTTACAGACTCGCCTGGGGCTTTTTGTGTGTGGAGGTGCACGGCCCTCTGCAGTTTATAAACCCCCTGTACTTGCCCTTCTCTggccccaccctgccctgggGGGCTGATCCTGGTCTGTGTCTGGGTGAGCACAAGGGCAGCCCTGCACAGGTCGCCAGGCTGGGGCACTGGACTCGGGTTTGGGTCCCGGGCCTCGTGCCTCCCTGGCGAGTGTCGAGCTGCCTGGAAGGCCCCCGCCAGGGCTGCCCCAAGGGACAGAACTGCTCAGGTCATGGCAGGGAAAGTGGGAGgccctggtggtggtgggggcgcCCTTGAGAGCTGTGGGCCTGGCTTGGGGTCGGCTTCCTCCCTGCCCTGGGCAGAGCGCCAGCCTGAGGATTCCTGGACTGGACCCCGAAGGCCGCCCTGTCAGGACTCGGGCCGGCTCCGCAGCGTCCCTGCAGGGGCTGTGCTTGGGCTGGGCCCCGCCTCTGTTCACCCTGTGCCCGGCTCTCCGTTCCAGGTCTGCAGCGGCGGCGCCTGATTCCCGCCCCACTGCCCGACACCACTGCCCTGGGCCGTAAGCCCAGCCTCCCCGGGCAGTGGGTGGACCTGCCCCCGCCCCTGGCTGGCTCCCTGAAGGAGCCGTTCGAGATCAAGGTGTATGAGATCGATGACGTGGAGCGCCTTCAGCGGCCCCGCCCCACCCTGAGGGAGGCCCCCACCCCGAGGGAGGCCCCCACCCAGGTAGGGCCTTTGGTGGGCTGGGGTCTATGAGCCCTGGTGGGGAGCCTGCCGCGGATGGCAGAGTGAGCCATTTGATGGGCTCGCCAGGCCTCTGGGGGTGTGGCTGGGTAGCCCCTGACCTCACTTTCTGTCCACGTTCCTCCCAGGACGCAAAGGTAGGAGTGGCCCTGCCCAGCCCAAGCCTGTTGCAGCTCCGACACTCCCCTTGGGCAGTGGGTGGGTGGCTGGGGGGTCCTGAGGCCACTGCTGCTGTCCAATGGAATTCTCCCCTGTCGTGGGGAGGGTGGTCCTAGAGCCGAGCCAGGACCCAGACGGGCATGGGTGGGCTGCCCCCGGTCCGCCCCCTGCCCGCCCTTGGAGCCCCACTGTGTGCCTGCCAAGGCCTGGCAGGTGAAGGGAGGCGGGGGCCACAGCAGGGCTGCTTGGGGGTCTCTGGGGAAAGGGTCCCATGCCTGAGCCCCCCGTGcaccctgcctcccagggtcCAGTGTTCGTCAGTACAAGGCTGCTTGGGGGTCTCTGGGGAGAGGGTCCCATGCCTGAGCCCCCCGTGcaccctgcctcccagggtcCAGTGTTCGTCAGTACAAGGCTGCTGGGGGTCTCTGGGGAGAGGGTCCCATGCCTGAGCCCCCGCCCGCCCTGCCTCCCAGGGTCTGGCGTGCGTCAGTACAAGGCTGCGGCTGGCGGAGCGCAGGCAGCAGCGACTGCGGGAGGTGCAGGCCAAGCACAAGCACCTGTGTGAGGAGCTGGCCGAGACCCAGGGCCGGCTGATGCTGGAGCCTGGCCGCTGGCTGGAGCAGTGTGAGTCCCGCCGGCCCACGGACCCAGCCCGGCCCACCGTGTGCCCTGACAGCTGCCCTCCCCTCCCAGAGCCTTGTTGCTCTCCTGTACCTCGTGGTGGGAAGGCTGGAAGGCAGGGTCGGCCGGGCCAAGATGCCTTTCCTGGGGCCTCTGGGGGGCCAGGTGGCTGCCCCCAGCCTCGGGCCTGACGCAGgtgcccctcccctctcctcccctccccagttGAGGTGGACCCGGAGCTGGAGCCCGAGTCGGCCGAGTACCTGGCGGCCCTGGAGCGAGCCACGGCGGCCCTGGAGCAGTGCGTGAACCTGTGCAAGGCGCACATCATGATGGTCACCTGCTTCGACATCAGCGTTGCAGCCAGTGCTGCCATCCCGGGGCCGCAGGAGGTGGACGTCTGAGGCTGGGCGCCGGACAAGAGGAGGGGGCGTGCAGCGGGCTGGAGGACGGGACGTGGGACGGAGCGAGGATGTGGTGGGGGCTGCGGGGGGAGGATGCGGAGGGGTTTCTGTGTGGGACGGGAGTCTCAGAGAGGAGACGGagtgtgggggagggagggccGGCCACGCGGTGGACAGAGTGAGGGTGCCAGGGTGACCAGAAGACCGTCACCACCCAACAGCAACGCAAGTGCCTTTGACCTTGATTTGGACTTTTCTCCCTTTTGCATTTGGTGCTACAGACTTGAGACACCAGCAGAAGTTGTGTTCAGCCCGGCCCCGCTGCGCCTGTCCGGGCCGGGGCTGGCGCCGGTTGTGTTTGTGTCCACCTTGCCTTCTTTGCAGCCAAGCAGTTTTTGTGGAGTGGGACTTACCTGCACGCCCCAGGGGTCTTTCAGGATTCAGGATGACTTTTCTTTTACAATGGTTTCCTCTCAGCAGAGCCCGGGTTGTGGGGGATCTGTGTGGGGTTCTCAACGCAGATCCATCCTGGGGTCTCCCGGGCAGGGATGGCTGACCTCGAGTCCCCTCCCTTCCCGAGAACCTGCTCTGTCCCGAGGGCAGCTAACAAGGGCTGAGCCCCAGGTACAGGTTGCCTCTTCCACGGCAGGAATTTTTACCAAAAccacaagcaaaaaacaaaacagaccacCACGACCAACAACAAAGATGGGGGGTAGGGTTTTGTAAAGGTTCTGTTAGgttcatatttttatatcattttgccCATAAATGCGGAATTTGCCGTGGGAATTTGAAGACAAATGATCtatgtttttatggttttctagGGAAGGTGTTCTGGGGGCCGGGCTCTCTCCAGCTGTGGGAGGCCTGCTCCCTCTGGGGGGCAccctgggcagggtgggggggCCTTGGGAGGCGCTTCTTGCCAAATGCAGACGAGGGGTGAGCCTGCCAGCGTTTGTGACGTCCCCGCACGACAGGCTCATACTTTCTGAGGATCGTGCGTGGCATAGGACGTCTGAACCTTTGTACAAATGTGTAGATGACATCTTGCTACAGCTTTTATTTGTGAATTAAAGATGCATCGATGTTTCCCACGGCTGCTGAGTTCACTGGGCGTCGGCAGACTCCTCACGCCCTGGTGTGCCACCCTCTGAGGGTCCCTGGGGTGAGGGGCAGTAAACGTGGGAAGGACACATCCACGGGGACCCAGGGCTTCGGGTGCTGTGCCAGGGCCTGCCTTGCAGCCCCTGTGGGGCCCACGGTGCCGTGAGGGCCCTTCGGAGAAGGTGGAACacgacagagctgggattcaagcccACGCTTCCTTTCTGATCTGCTTTCTTGTTGACTCTGCTGAGACCTTAGGGTCccgaggctggggcagggagccAGGCTTGGGGGCTGGGCTGGCGGGAAACAGCCCTGTGTAAGCGGCCCCTGGCTCCCTTGTCTCTGGGTTATGCTATGTGGGGAAGTCGAGGCAGGAGTGATGGCAGCATTTCCCTCCCAGAGTCTTCTTGCCatcctctgccctctgcctgcctttgctcATGGGCTCAGGACCCCCGAACCACAGGAGCCCCCTCCCGGGGCAGCCTGGATGGAGGCTCTTCCCTGGAGGACTCAGGCCTGGGTCTGTCTTGACCCCAGTTTGCTGGGCTTTCCCGTGGTCAGAGGCCCCAGACCCTTTGGGGGATCCCCAGCCCTTTGACTGCTGTGAGCTCATGGCCTCACCTGACCTGTACATGTGCCCTCTGGGGCCACCTTAGCTGTTGCTCTGGTTGCCTCCTGGCCTCTTCGGAGTCCTATCTGCTTCTCATTTGGTAGGTCCCCAGCGGAACTAGTTTGCTTCCTTAAGCCTGTTACTCTGTCCCCATGCCAGTACCCCCCGCCTGCCTGGCCTGCGAAGGTTGTGTCTGGGCACCTGCCCCTTTCTGCGGCTTTGCACTGGCTTCCAGCTGCTCCACTCCACCTTCAACCCGAGGTCCTGGCCATGAGGCCCCACCATCCCCCGTGCTGTGATCCCCTGCCCAGCAGCTGGCTGTGCAGCCCCTCCCTCCCTTGGGGACTCCCCCTGTCCCCGGCTAGGTGCCCCTCCCTGGCTCCAGGCGGGGGATTGTGGGGCCCCTCCTTGGTGGAGGCTCCTAGGCCTCTCTGCCATGGCACGTCACACCTTGTGTGGTCTCTGCCTGTCTCCCTGCTTGGCGGGGTCTGAGTCATCACCTTCCCCGATCCTGGGCACAGGCCTAGGCCCAGCAGGGCTGGGGAGACCCTGGCtgaagaaggaatgaaagaatacGTGAATGACAGCATCCCCTTAAAGAGGCTCCGGCTGCGGTGGAAGCAGGTCCAGGACAGCTCTGAGCCGTCTGCAGAGAGCCTCCCACCGGCCCTGCACTGTGGTCCCACACAGACGCAGTCCTTCGTGTGGCCACAGGGCCCCCCAGGTCAGGCCACAGGGTCACCCGCACCCAGGCCCCTAGTGTCCATCGCAGGTGGCCCTTGGGACTCCAGCCTCTGGGTTTGGGGTTGCAGGCCAGCCTGGGAGGCTGCTGGGGCCCctgatcctccagccccagccctgcttTTGTTCGAGGCCAGCGCTGCGTCTCAGCAGAAACTCAGACTAATGTGGAGGGCAGGGTTGTTCCCGAGAAGCCGAGGGCCACGCATGCCGGCTCTGTGCTGGGTTTGGAGAACTTGGCGAGGGGGTCGGGTCCGGGTGGGGTGTGATGGAGCTTGGGGTGTGGAGGGGTGATCCCCTCAGGACCCTGCTCTCAGGAGAGCCTGAGCCCACCCGGCCTGTGTCCTGGAAACCTGGTGCAGCTGGCTGTGACCCCTGACCTGCACAGAGGCGCTGGCCAGGCACTCTGTCCATGGGAGCCAGGACAGTGCTGGGGTCTGAGTGGGGTTGGGTAGGTCAGGGTACCTCATTCTCAGGGACCGGGGTGATGCTGGtcccaggagggaggctggggagcTGCCCTAGAGCCCAGACCACTGCGGGGTGCCGGCTCTTGCTCCCTTCTTGccctgcacctgctcacctgcagGGGATGGGTGGGTGCTGAGGCGTGTCTGGGTGGGTCCCTTTCTTTCATAGAGCacacccctgccccctccccatccctctgtcATTGGAGGGGTCCAGAGCCTGCTTCTTGCTGGGGAGCCTGGTCCTCCCTGCCTGGACCCCGGTCCTCCCTGCCTGGACCCCCGTCCTCCCTGTCTGGACCCCGGTCCTCCTGCCTGCCGGGCTGGCGTGGCTGGGGCCTTGGGGATGGTGGCCTTTGGGCAGGCCAGGCCGGGCCCATTTCCCACAGTTCGGGCCTGGCTCTCAGAGGGCAGTGCCTGTTTTACAG encodes the following:
- the KIF26A gene encoding kinesin-like protein KIF26A isoform X2, giving the protein MGRCPGSAWDGGAEARAGLLRQAEAAVAAVAVADTVREGPPVAGPDGLSKAWGRGGVCTSALVTPTPGSVGGSTGPSAAASFFIRAVQKLSLASKRKKPHPTPPPATRGTSTYPTDFSGVLQLWPPPAPPCLLRAASKTKDNPGSIGKVKVMLRIWPAQGAQRSAEAMSFLKVDPRKKQVILYDPAAGPPGSAGPRRAATAAVPKMFAFDAVFPQDSEQAEVCSGTVADVLQSVVSGADGCIFSFGHMSLGKSYTMIGKDSSPQSLGIVPCAISWLFRLIEERRERTGTRFSVRVSAVEVCGRDQSLRDLLAEVAPGSLQDTQSPGVYLREDPVCGAQLQNQSELRAPTAEKAAFYLDAALAARSTSRAGCGEDARRSSHMLFTLHVYQYRMEKCGRGGMSGGRSRLHLIDLGSCEAAAGRAGEAAGGPLCLSLSALGSVILALVNGAKHVPYRDHRLTMLLRESLATAGCRTTMIAHVSDAPAQHAETLSTVQLAARIHRLCRKKAKYASSSSGGESSCEEGRARRPPHLRPFHPRTVALDPDRTPPCLPGDPDYSSSSEQSCDTVIYVGPGGAALSDRELTDNEGPPDFVPIIPALSRHRPSKGPRDADHFRCSTFAELQERLECMDGNEGPSGGPGGTDGAQGSPARGGRKPSPPETASPRKAVGTPMAASTPRGSSGPDTHQGTPEPCKATVWGDQREDSSAWPELLVPEKAAVGGGRRPLPSPAPPPPQLLEACRAPEEPGGGGTDGVARTPPVGMSGQVAGSPMLPGATCPRLAAGSRCPERGLLTTTVTLQRPLELNGEDELVFTVVEELSLGGLAGAGRPTSLASFDSDCSLRALASGSRPVSIISSINDEFDAYTSQAPEGGPLEGAAWAGSSHGSSISSWLSEVSVCTADSRGPTPQPRFSPDSLAGLDPGGPPALDGSLGDGSSGFLGPDRPDSPGPTWGPCPGEVAAVAPSRPGREPQAGPSRWASAAQTIHSSLPRKPRTASATTRVGCARPGQSPPGRGGLFEDPWLLRVGECDAQAASAGRAPSPTLGSPRLPEAQVMLACAQRVVDGCEVAARAARRPEAVARIPPLRRGATTLGVTTPAVSWGDAPTEVVACSGSLKASPTSKKGLAPKAGFLPRPSGAAPPAPPTRKSSLEQRSSPASAPPHAVNPARVGAAAVLRGEEEPRPSSRADHSVPRATSSLKARASKVEAAHRLAGHASLERYEGLAHSSSKGREAPGRPPRAVPKLGVPPSSPTHCPAPACRSGAAKAVGAPKPPAGGGKGRSLVAGGSRALGPSVKLSTASVTGRSPGGPVAGPRAAPRAGPSVGAKAGRGTIMGTKQALRAAHSRVHELSVSGAPGRGGSSWGSADSDSGHDSGVNVGEERPPTGPALPSPYSKVTAPRRPQRYSSGHGSDNSSVLSGELPPAMGRTALFHHSGGSSGYESLRRDSEATGSASSAPDSMSESGAASPGARTRSLKSPKKRATGLQRRRLIPAPLPDTTALGRKPSLPGQWVDLPPPLAGSLKEPFEIKVYEIDDVERLQRPRPTLREAPTPREAPTQGLACVSTRLRLAERRQQRLREVQAKHKHLCEELAETQGRLMLEPGRWLEQFEVDPELEPESAEYLAALERATAALEQCVNLCKAHIMMVTCFDISVAASAAIPGPQEVDV